A window from Gottschalkiaceae bacterium SANA encodes these proteins:
- a CDS encoding LysE/ArgO family amino acid transporter — MSFILQGFVLGISYVAPIGMQNLYVINTGLRKRPKDAFLVSMIVIFFDIALALLCFYGIGGVLQKYQLLKQGILLFGGVAVAAIGFNLIRSKIEEDQEVKLDESVPKIIASAFLVTWANPQAIIDGTLLFGGFRASLPTQAINSFIIGVALASFIWFMGLAIATTLFKKNFTTRILKGINVVCGGILMAYGMKLILSFIAMVR, encoded by the coding sequence TTGTCATTTATCTTACAGGGATTTGTATTGGGAATCTCTTATGTCGCTCCCATAGGGATGCAGAATTTATATGTCATCAACACAGGATTGAGAAAGCGCCCAAAGGATGCCTTTCTTGTCAGTATGATTGTGATCTTTTTTGATATCGCGCTGGCCCTCTTGTGCTTCTACGGAATTGGTGGGGTACTGCAAAAGTATCAGCTGCTAAAGCAAGGCATTTTACTCTTTGGTGGAGTCGCGGTTGCTGCCATTGGGTTTAATTTAATCCGCAGCAAGATTGAGGAAGATCAAGAAGTCAAACTGGATGAGTCAGTGCCAAAGATTATTGCCTCGGCCTTCTTGGTAACCTGGGCAAATCCACAGGCGATTATTGACGGCACTCTTTTATTTGGAGGCTTTCGGGCTTCCTTGCCGACTCAGGCCATTAATTCCTTTATTATTGGTGTGGCATTGGCGTCTTTTATCTGGTTTATGGGGCTTGCCATCGCAACGACCTTGTTTAAAAAGAACTTCACTACAAGAATTCTCAAAGGCATCAATGTGGTTTGTGGGGGAATTTTGATGGCGTACGGAATGAAGTTGATTCTTTCATTTATTGCGATGGTGAGATAG
- a CDS encoding crosslink repair DNA glycosylase YcaQ family protein has translation MITKKQARQFLLLKQGLYGSKKFHGKTGILEFVQQAACVQFDPIDVCGKNHELVLQSRVEGFEKSQVYDLLYKDRVLIDWFDKNMSICLREDWPYFSFQREWAFTGKKSHQAIPQAMDEVIAYIKENGEVNSKDLSMQGKVDWYWGVPSSLARAVLDTLYDQGRLVISRKQNTRKYYDLPERHIQKEVLEAENPNRTRHEQWCWKVLRRIGGVGLLHANNSYAYIGIDGLKAKERGQVFTTLLEEKKIREIEVEDCKLPYYYLADDQALMNQVIAGVEESDRLEFVAPLDNLIWDRKMIEELFDFSYKWEIYTPIVDRKFGYYVLPILLGDRFIGRIEIKRNRKKKKMEILNIWWEDKADHTKENKKRVRDQVKQFSEIMV, from the coding sequence GTTGTTAAAACAGGGACTGTATGGATCAAAAAAATTTCATGGAAAAACAGGCATTCTTGAATTCGTGCAACAAGCGGCCTGTGTGCAATTCGATCCAATCGATGTTTGCGGCAAAAACCATGAGCTTGTACTGCAATCTAGAGTGGAAGGATTTGAAAAAAGCCAGGTTTATGACCTTTTGTACAAAGACAGGGTGCTCATCGATTGGTTTGACAAGAATATGAGTATCTGCCTGCGTGAAGACTGGCCATATTTCTCTTTTCAGAGAGAGTGGGCATTTACGGGAAAGAAGAGTCATCAAGCCATTCCGCAAGCAATGGATGAGGTGATCGCCTATATTAAAGAAAATGGAGAAGTAAATTCAAAAGATCTGTCCATGCAGGGCAAAGTGGACTGGTATTGGGGTGTACCAAGCAGCCTGGCAAGGGCTGTACTGGATACGCTCTACGATCAGGGAAGACTAGTCATCAGCCGCAAACAGAACACCAGGAAGTACTATGACCTTCCAGAACGTCATATTCAAAAAGAAGTATTGGAAGCGGAGAACCCCAACCGAACCCGTCATGAGCAATGGTGCTGGAAGGTATTAAGAAGAATCGGCGGTGTGGGGTTGTTGCACGCAAACAATAGTTATGCCTATATTGGGATCGATGGCCTAAAAGCCAAGGAGCGGGGCCAAGTGTTCACCACTTTGCTGGAAGAAAAGAAAATTCGGGAAATCGAGGTTGAAGACTGTAAACTGCCCTATTATTATTTAGCCGATGATCAGGCTTTGATGAATCAGGTAATAGCAGGCGTTGAAGAATCAGACCGCTTAGAATTTGTCGCACCCTTGGACAATTTGATCTGGGATAGAAAAATGATTGAAGAACTTTTTGATTTTTCCTATAAGTGGGAGATCTATACACCAATCGTCGACCGAAAGTTTGGCTATTATGTATTGCCAATTTTACTCGGTGACCGCTTTATTGGCCGAATCGAAATCAAGCGGAATCGTAAGAAAAAGAAAATGGAGATTCTGAATATCTGGTGGGAAGACAAGGCGGATCATACCAAAGAGAATAAAAAAAGAGTGAGAGATCAGGTCAAGCAATTTTCAGAAATAATGGTCTAG